One genomic segment of Streptomyces liangshanensis includes these proteins:
- the murG gene encoding undecaprenyldiphospho-muramoylpentapeptide beta-N-acetylglucosaminyltransferase, with protein sequence MHVVLAGGGTAGHIEPALALADALRRQDPTVGITALGTERGLETRLVPERGYELGLIPAVPLPRRPTPELITVPGRLRGTIKAAEQILERTKADCVVGFGGYVALPGYLAAKRLGVPIIVHEANARPGLANKIGSRYAAAVAVSTPDSKLRGARYIGIPLRRTIATLDRARVRPEARAAFGLDPNLPTLLVSGGSQGARRLNEVVQQVAPVLQRSGIQILHAVGPKNELPHVDNMPGMPPYVPVPYVDRMDLAYAAADMMLCRAGAMTVAELTAVGLPAAYVPLPIGNGEQRLNAQPVVKAGGGLLVDDAELTPQWVQGNVLPVLADPHRLYEMSRAAAEFGRRDADDLLVGMVYEAIAARRQA encoded by the coding sequence GTGCATGTCGTACTCGCCGGTGGGGGGACCGCCGGCCACATCGAGCCCGCGCTCGCCCTCGCGGACGCTTTGCGCAGGCAGGACCCCACCGTGGGGATCACGGCCCTCGGCACGGAGCGCGGCCTGGAGACCAGGCTCGTGCCCGAGCGGGGGTACGAGCTGGGGCTCATCCCGGCCGTACCGCTCCCGCGCCGCCCCACCCCCGAGCTGATCACCGTCCCGGGACGGCTCCGCGGCACCATCAAGGCCGCCGAGCAGATCCTGGAGCGCACCAAGGCCGACTGCGTCGTCGGCTTCGGCGGCTACGTGGCGCTGCCCGGCTACCTCGCCGCCAAGCGGCTGGGCGTGCCGATCATCGTCCACGAGGCGAACGCCAGGCCGGGCCTCGCCAACAAGATCGGCTCGCGGTACGCGGCGGCGGTCGCCGTCTCCACGCCGGACAGCAAGCTCCGGGGCGCCCGGTACATCGGCATCCCGCTGCGCCGGACGATCGCCACCCTCGACCGGGCCCGGGTCCGTCCCGAGGCGCGCGCGGCCTTCGGGCTCGACCCCAACCTGCCGACGCTGCTCGTCTCCGGCGGCTCGCAGGGCGCACGCCGGCTCAACGAGGTGGTGCAGCAGGTCGCTCCGGTGCTCCAGCGCTCCGGGATCCAGATCCTGCACGCGGTCGGCCCGAAGAACGAATTGCCGCATGTGGACAACATGCCCGGAATGCCGCCCTATGTCCCGGTACCGTATGTGGACCGGATGGACCTCGCGTACGCGGCGGCGGACATGATGCTCTGCCGTGCGGGCGCGATGACCGTCGCCGAACTCACCGCCGTCGGGCTGCCCGCCGCCTATGTCCCGTTGCCCATCGGCAACGGCGAACAGCGGCTCAACGCCCAGCCGGTGGTGAAGGCGGGCGGTGGACTGCTCGTCGACGACGCCGAACTGACGCCCCAGTGGGTGCAGGGCAACGTGCTGCCGGTGCTCGCCGACCCGCACCGGTTGTACGAGATGTCCCGCGCGGCCGCCGAGTTCGGCCGCCGGGATGCCGATGATCTGCTTGTCGGCATGGTGTACGAGGCGATTGCCGCACGCCGGCAGGCGTAG
- a CDS encoding cell division protein FtsQ/DivIB, producing the protein MAGPTTAERDGRAQAESGRSGPDGSPPGRRFQLPGRYVLIGVAAGTLLLVAGGTWVLYGSHWLRVETVSTSGTDVLTVAEVERAAAVPVGSPLVSVDTGAIGERLRQRLPRIDTVEVTRSWPHGIGLEVTERQPVLLIEKGGKFIEVDSGGTRFATVGKAPKGVPLLKLTVERSTGQPRFPADRLTGEAVQVRSELPGKVAADTRAIRVRSYDSISLELTGGRTVMWGSGEDGAAKARALSALMKAAPGAGHFDVSAPTAPAASRS; encoded by the coding sequence GTGGCCGGACCGACGACCGCCGAACGGGACGGGCGAGCGCAGGCGGAGTCCGGCCGCTCCGGGCCGGACGGCTCCCCGCCGGGCCGCCGCTTCCAGCTGCCGGGCCGGTACGTACTGATCGGGGTGGCCGCCGGGACCCTCCTGCTGGTCGCCGGCGGGACCTGGGTGCTGTACGGCTCGCACTGGCTGCGGGTCGAGACGGTGAGCACGTCCGGCACGGACGTGCTCACCGTCGCGGAGGTGGAGCGGGCGGCGGCCGTACCGGTCGGGTCGCCGCTGGTCTCCGTCGACACCGGCGCGATCGGGGAGCGGCTCCGGCAGAGGCTGCCGCGTATCGACACGGTCGAGGTGACCCGGTCGTGGCCGCACGGAATCGGTCTGGAAGTGACCGAAAGGCAGCCGGTCCTCCTGATCGAAAAGGGCGGAAAGTTCATCGAAGTGGACTCGGGCGGAACCCGTTTCGCCACCGTCGGGAAGGCGCCGAAGGGCGTGCCCCTCCTGAAATTGACGGTGGAACGGTCCACGGGACAACCACGCTTCCCGGCCGACCGGCTGACCGGCGAGGCCGTACAGGTCAGAAGCGAACTCCCCGGGAAAGTCGCCGCCGACACCAGGGCGATCCGGGTGCGTTCGTACGACTCCATCTCCCTGGAGTTGACCGGCGGACGTACGGTGATGTGGGGAAGCGGCGAGGACGGCGCGGCCAAGGCGCGTGCGCTCAGCGCTCTCATGAAAGCCGCCCCCGGGGCGGGGCACTTCGACGTGAGTGCCCCTACCGCGCCTGCCGCGTCAAGGAGTTGA